The Acidobacteriota bacterium genome includes a region encoding these proteins:
- a CDS encoding DUF3857 domain-containing protein produces MAAPGWPFGLKFTTRVVYLYLSSMQFLRFCKLNRFIALLGLSLLALQTSALTRGTNYFTLAPPPTWIRQEPLATTSAEQRAEARDGVVYLLSDQQVRVTNATTERYYHHIHEVIAQPGVEHVSQLELEFDPSYQRLVIHHIQIRRGTQIINAFKPGEIRLLQKEDEMEQRLFNGTLAALAILNDVRVGDVVEYDYSVNGANPILAGRFADVNYLVESEPVARLRYRLLWPAGRVLQQQVRNLELKPQEQHHGDHIEYVWERTNLPAPDFDTDTTPAAEEYPTLYVTEFKSWQEIAAWAAPLYRLQGPLPAALRQQIEKWRQSAPQPEAQMLAALRFIQDEIRYLGIELGPHSHQPHQPGQVLERRYGDCKDKALLLATVLRELGIEAYPALVNTDLHDRVQALPPSPFVFDHVITQVRWQGRAYWFDPTVSLQRGGLAQHANPDFGRALVVRPEATALEEIPLPAPARPLKTIKEIYTVNGDNRSARLEIVYTYRGSEADAMRDYLAKNTLKDLVKERLTLLHARDHSITPADKPTISDDAANNIVVVIERYECARFWREGARAFNADRLTPELPVIQADAKKPVVLSYPFDVEQQIEIRTPWPLNVAPDAGSVANSALQFDFRRAREGRTLKLVYRLRTLRGYVSANESARLAADIEHIEDAGNFRLANQPLAFGALANPLGLGSLIFLGALLLSLPLLGFVTYKTWQARRTPPPAEPRLSITLPGSEPASPLRVADEPALAARVAGLRCECGGGYLLPASNAVRETVIFDGNRLLLVPLHCTACAQARDVYFDFSAPESAHYLAKVTEAPEQLG; encoded by the coding sequence GTGGCAGCACCAGGCTGGCCGTTCGGTCTGAAGTTCACCACGCGGGTTGTTTATCTCTATTTGAGCAGTATGCAGTTCCTTCGTTTCTGCAAATTGAACCGGTTTATCGCTTTGCTCGGGCTGAGTCTGCTGGCGCTTCAAACAAGCGCGCTGACACGCGGCACAAATTACTTCACGCTCGCCCCTCCGCCTACCTGGATTCGCCAGGAGCCGTTGGCGACAACCTCTGCCGAACAACGCGCCGAGGCCCGCGACGGTGTGGTGTATTTGCTTTCCGACCAGCAAGTGCGCGTGACCAACGCCACCACCGAACGTTACTACCACCACATTCACGAAGTCATCGCCCAGCCCGGCGTCGAACACGTCTCGCAACTCGAATTGGAGTTCGATCCCAGCTATCAGCGACTGGTCATCCATCACATTCAAATCCGGCGCGGCACTCAAATCATCAACGCATTCAAGCCTGGTGAAATCCGGCTGCTGCAAAAAGAGGACGAGATGGAGCAGCGCCTCTTTAACGGCACGCTGGCGGCGCTGGCGATTTTGAATGACGTGCGCGTCGGCGATGTGGTGGAGTACGACTATTCGGTGAATGGCGCCAACCCGATTTTGGCCGGGCGCTTTGCCGATGTGAATTATCTGGTCGAGAGTGAGCCGGTCGCGCGGCTGCGTTATCGTTTGCTCTGGCCGGCGGGGCGTGTCTTGCAACAGCAGGTGCGCAATCTGGAACTCAAACCGCAAGAACAACACCACGGCGACCACATCGAATACGTTTGGGAACGCACGAATCTGCCCGCGCCCGATTTCGACACCGACACGACACCGGCGGCGGAAGAGTATCCGACGCTCTATGTGACCGAGTTCAAAAGCTGGCAGGAGATCGCCGCCTGGGCCGCGCCGCTCTATCGCTTGCAAGGCCCGCTGCCAGCGGCGTTGCGCCAGCAAATCGAAAAGTGGCGGCAGAGCGCGCCGCAACCCGAAGCGCAGATGCTGGCCGCGCTGCGCTTCATTCAGGATGAGATTCGCTACTTGGGCATCGAACTGGGGCCGCATTCGCATCAGCCACATCAACCCGGGCAAGTGTTGGAGCGGCGTTACGGCGATTGCAAAGACAAGGCGTTATTGCTCGCCACGGTGCTGCGCGAGTTGGGCATCGAAGCTTACCCCGCGCTGGTCAACACCGATTTGCATGACCGTGTGCAGGCGTTGCCGCCCTCGCCTTTTGTCTTCGATCACGTCATCACCCAGGTGCGCTGGCAGGGCCGCGCGTATTGGTTCGACCCGACGGTTAGCTTGCAACGCGGCGGATTGGCGCAACATGCCAACCCCGACTTCGGACGCGCGCTGGTTGTGCGCCCCGAGGCCACGGCGCTCGAAGAGATTCCCTTGCCCGCGCCCGCGCGCCCGCTGAAAACGATCAAAGAGATTTACACGGTCAATGGCGACAATCGCTCGGCGCGGCTGGAAATCGTCTATACCTATCGCGGCAGCGAGGCCGACGCGATGCGCGATTATCTGGCCAAAAACACGCTCAAAGATTTGGTCAAAGAGCGGCTGACCTTGCTGCACGCCCGCGACCACAGCATCACCCCCGCAGACAAACCCACCATCAGCGATGACGCCGCCAACAACATCGTCGTCGTGATCGAACGTTATGAGTGTGCCCGTTTCTGGCGTGAGGGCGCACGCGCTTTCAACGCCGACCGCCTGACGCCGGAACTCCCGGTCATCCAGGCCGACGCCAAAAAGCCGGTGGTGTTGAGCTATCCGTTTGATGTCGAACAGCAAATCGAAATCCGCACGCCCTGGCCGCTCAACGTCGCGCCGGATGCTGGTTCCGTCGCCAACAGCGCCCTGCAATTCGACTTTCGCCGCGCGCGCGAAGGCCGGACGCTCAAGCTGGTTTACCGGCTGCGCACGCTGCGTGGCTATGTCAGCGCCAACGAATCCGCGCGGCTGGCGGCGGATATTGAACATATCGAGGATGCGGGCAATTTTCGCCTGGCCAATCAGCCGCTGGCGTTCGGCGCGCTCGCCAATCCGCTGGGTCTGGGTAGCCTGATCTTTTTGGGCGCGTTGCTGCTCTCGCTGCCGTTGCTTGGCTTTGTCACCTACAAAACCTGGCAGGCGCGCCGCACGCCGCCCCCAGCCGAACCGCGCCTGAGCATCACGCTGCCGGGCAGCGAACCAGCCAGCCCGTTGCGGGTCGCCGATGAACCGGCGTTGGCCGCGCGCGTGGCGGGCTTGCGTTGCGAGTGCGGCGGCGGCTATCTGCTGCCAGCTTCAAACGCCGTGCGCGAAACGGTGATTTTCGATGGGAACCGGCTGCTGCTGGTGCCGCTGCATTGCACGGCGTGCGCGCAAGCGCGCGATGTGTACTTTGATTTTTCTGCGCCAGAATCGGCGCATTACCTGGCCAAGGTGACCGAAGCGCCCGAGCAATTAGGCTGA
- a CDS encoding RDD family protein: MKNSYHQADYRTSTRADKPRRPSPKVVPLPNAGAVQLATYNPQSRPRLWQRLGAELINRLTPLLIVCPVFAFPLLLVRGDEYILLFCLLGVGAWHLFCDGSPRLPSPGKWLFRLRVVSVFGHTCPVWRKALRRGGTACTQMFYCLILALGLPSGIVEQQAHALAHKLLYPFALLSYQPGMAALLMVLALLHDAVSLLFVALSSDGSRFGDWLAGTRVITKAGAEELRKPPQR; encoded by the coding sequence ATGAAAAATTCCTACCATCAAGCAGATTATCGAACGAGCACACGCGCGGATAAGCCGCGAAGGCCGTCACCCAAAGTAGTGCCCTTGCCGAATGCCGGCGCGGTGCAGCTTGCAACATACAATCCGCAAAGCCGTCCAAGACTATGGCAACGCCTCGGCGCTGAACTGATCAATCGTCTCACGCCGTTGCTAATCGTTTGCCCCGTGTTCGCGTTTCCGCTGCTGTTAGTCAGAGGCGATGAATACATCCTGCTTTTTTGCCTGCTGGGGGTCGGCGCTTGGCACCTGTTTTGTGACGGTTCACCCCGCCTGCCAAGTCCCGGGAAATGGCTCTTTCGATTGCGCGTGGTCTCGGTGTTTGGGCACACTTGCCCGGTCTGGCGCAAAGCGCTGCGCCGTGGCGGTACGGCCTGCACGCAAATGTTTTATTGCCTGATTCTGGCGCTTGGATTGCCTAGCGGGATAGTGGAACAGCAAGCCCACGCGCTGGCGCACAAACTGCTTTATCCGTTCGCACTGCTGAGTTATCAGCCCGGCATGGCGGCGCTGTTGATGGTGCTGGCGTTGTTGCACGACGCCGTGTCGTTGCTGTTCGTTGCCTTGAGTTCCGATGGCAGCCGGTTTGGCGATTGGCTCGCGGGCACGCGCGTCATCACCAAAGCCGGTGCCGAAGAACTACGGAAACCGCCGCAGCGATAA